The following coding sequences are from one Trueperaceae bacterium window:
- a CDS encoding chromate transporter, whose translation MVYLKLFWSFAKIGLFGFGGGPSMIPLIQEEVVEIQGWLSREEFLDAYALGNSLPGPIATKMASYVGHHVGGVLGAMVSLIAITVPTAVLIIILLGIYLKVRDNPYAERFLRGVRPVVIALLAVVIWEFLPRAFGSTNEWIGNWELWVIALLAFGVSVVFNIHPAILIVIGGAIGVAIIR comes from the coding sequence ATGGTGTATCTAAAACTTTTCTGGTCGTTCGCCAAAATAGGGTTGTTTGGTTTTGGGGGTGGCCCCTCTATGATTCCCCTTATTCAAGAGGAAGTTGTCGAGATACAAGGCTGGCTTTCTAGAGAAGAATTCCTAGATGCTTATGCTTTAGGGAACAGCCTCCCTGGCCCTATTGCGACGAAAATGGCCAGTTATGTCGGACATCACGTCGGTGGGGTTCTAGGCGCTATGGTTAGCTTAATCGCTATAACGGTTCCAACGGCTGTTTTGATAATAATTCTTCTTGGAATTTATCTTAAGGTTAGGGACAATCCTTATGCGGAAAGGTTTTTGCGGGGCGTTCGTCCAGTTGTAATTGCCCTACTCGCTGTTGTTATTTGGGAGTTTCTTCCACGAGCTTTCGGTTCAACAAACGAGTGGATTGGTAATTGGGAACTGTGGGTAATCGCTTTGCTTGCTTTTGGAGTTTCGGTAGTGTTTAACATTCACCCTGCCATTTTAATAGTTATTGGTGGGGCCATAGGAGTGGCTATAATTAGGTGA